One part of the Chryseobacterium mulctrae genome encodes these proteins:
- a CDS encoding phosphoribosyltransferase — protein MSFEFLTFLAYSPRGKSEIEISSRTVAGSCKNGDVSFSTRLSQRIKEADLSDFFANSALVPVPRSTPLVDGAVFPAKIICETLASNGVGESVADCLMRKYAIPKSSGQFHADTRNTVQQHQESLQVTPILITEPTIIVVDDILTLGRTSMASALELQKVYPDKEIKIFCAIRTRSWKDLDTIIDVSRGIMHPAGNGGVQLPD, from the coding sequence ATGTCTTTTGAGTTTCTTACTTTTCTGGCCTATTCTCCGAGAGGCAAGTCCGAGATAGAAATTTCTTCAAGAACAGTTGCCGGATCCTGTAAAAACGGAGATGTAAGCTTCAGTACGAGATTAAGCCAGAGAATAAAAGAAGCAGATCTATCAGATTTTTTTGCAAATTCAGCTTTAGTTCCGGTACCAAGAAGTACACCTTTAGTAGATGGAGCTGTTTTTCCGGCGAAGATCATCTGTGAGACGCTTGCCAGCAATGGAGTGGGTGAGAGTGTAGCTGATTGTCTGATGCGCAAGTATGCAATTCCCAAATCTAGTGGACAATTTCACGCAGACACCAGAAATACGGTGCAACAACATCAGGAAAGTCTACAAGTAACCCCGATATTGATTACAGAACCAACCATTATTGTGGTTGACGATATTCTGACATTAGGTAGAACATCCATGGCCTCGGCACTAGAACTTCAGAAAGTTTATCCTGATAAGGAGATTAAAATATTCTGTGCTATTCGAACCAGAAGTTGGAAAGATCTGGACACGATAATTGATGTCAGTAGAGGAATTATGCATCCTGCCGGTAACGGTGGCGTTCAGCTACCAGATTAA
- a CDS encoding JAB domain-containing protein codes for MKFNIVNEIKLSYSRKGNSEKVVSSSRDAVNVFRQHFDHDEIDYRESFFALYLNQAHKVLGIRKISESGISSTVVDVRIIMQAALLCNASVVILAHNHPSGNLKPSVEDLKITQSIKSASEFLNLKLLDHFILTSTDHLSFADEGHL; via the coding sequence ATGAAATTTAATATTGTCAACGAGATAAAATTAAGTTATTCCAGAAAAGGAAATTCTGAAAAAGTAGTTAGTAGTTCGCGGGACGCAGTGAATGTATTCCGTCAGCACTTTGACCACGATGAAATAGATTACCGAGAATCATTTTTTGCTCTATATTTAAATCAGGCTCACAAAGTTTTAGGGATAAGAAAAATTTCTGAATCGGGAATTTCTTCTACGGTTGTCGATGTTCGTATCATCATGCAGGCGGCACTCCTTTGTAATGCCTCCGTTGTTATACTGGCACATAATCATCCTTCCGGAAATTTGAAACCTTCTGTCGAAGATCTGAAAATTACGCAGAGTATCAAAAGTGCATCTGAATTTTTAAACCTTAAATTACTGGATCATTTCATTCTGACATCAACTGATCATTTATCATTTGCCGACGAAGGTCATTTATAA
- a CDS encoding ATP-dependent nuclease yields MYLSNLKLWNFRKFGSQGDINPEIPNLDLNLTKGLNVIIGENDSGKTAIIDAIKLVLKTHSYDYIRVEDKDFYNGTNHFRIELTFESLIPEEAKNFTEWLGWVGSGEGSTPFLRLSYDVTLQDGKILPADIRAGVDDDGYLLTAEAREYLKTTYLKPLRDAENELVAKRNSRLSQILLGDEAFKGRENTNELVHIFSSLKTNLEDYFKGEFEVKITNGSGEEQINKPQDGKQIKDKIDTYIKGFYGDNFEAAFNATSNDIKSILEKLTLFLKDELNPGLGTLNRLFMAAELLHLNKSNWSGLRLGLVEELEAHLHPQAQMQVIEAFQKQEAIQLILTTHSPNLASKLKLENLIICNNGNAFPMGDTYTRLGGDNYKFLEKFLDTTKANLFFAKGVILVEGWAEEILLPSIAKAIGINLTEKGVSIVNIGHIGFEHYSKIYLRNVEPFMIIPVAVITDSDVNEYEKVGDDYIKRDADTFQEETQQKISSIIEQAEQNVKYFVAPNWTLEYSLYKSISLTTMLQTAVKAIHTRTDWTDFEKALAKKLINKGLKKTEIAYQIANAIDKDLIKPESEIQIGEIDAINYVVKAIEYAAGN; encoded by the coding sequence GTGTACTTATCTAATTTAAAACTGTGGAATTTTAGAAAATTTGGTTCGCAAGGGGATATAAATCCTGAAATTCCAAATCTGGATTTAAATCTTACCAAGGGTTTAAATGTTATTATAGGTGAAAATGACAGTGGTAAAACGGCCATTATTGATGCCATAAAACTTGTACTTAAAACGCATAGTTATGACTATATACGAGTTGAGGATAAGGACTTTTATAATGGCACAAACCATTTTAGAATAGAATTGACTTTCGAAAGTTTAATACCCGAGGAAGCTAAAAATTTCACAGAGTGGCTGGGCTGGGTAGGCAGTGGAGAAGGTTCTACGCCCTTTTTAAGATTAAGCTATGATGTTACACTGCAAGATGGAAAAATATTGCCCGCCGATATAAGGGCTGGTGTTGATGATGATGGTTATCTGCTAACGGCAGAAGCAAGAGAATATCTAAAAACAACTTATTTAAAGCCATTGAGGGATGCAGAAAATGAATTGGTTGCCAAACGTAATTCAAGATTGTCACAAATTCTTTTAGGTGATGAAGCATTTAAAGGGAGAGAAAATACAAATGAGCTCGTACATATTTTTTCCAGTTTGAAGACAAACTTAGAAGATTATTTTAAGGGTGAGTTTGAAGTAAAAATTACAAATGGGTCGGGCGAAGAACAAATTAACAAGCCACAGGATGGAAAGCAAATAAAGGATAAGATAGACACCTATATTAAAGGCTTTTATGGTGATAATTTTGAAGCAGCGTTTAACGCTACCTCTAATGATATTAAAAGCATACTCGAAAAATTGACCTTATTTTTGAAAGATGAACTCAATCCAGGTTTGGGTACACTGAATCGATTATTTATGGCAGCGGAATTACTTCATTTGAACAAATCAAATTGGAGTGGCTTACGTTTAGGATTAGTAGAGGAATTGGAAGCACACCTCCATCCACAAGCCCAGATGCAAGTGATAGAAGCATTTCAAAAACAAGAGGCGATTCAATTAATTCTAACAACGCATAGTCCAAATTTGGCATCCAAACTAAAACTAGAAAATCTCATCATTTGTAACAATGGTAATGCCTTTCCGATGGGTGATACTTATACCAGATTAGGTGGAGACAACTACAAGTTTTTAGAAAAATTCCTTGATACAACAAAGGCAAATTTATTTTTCGCAAAGGGGGTTATTTTAGTAGAGGGTTGGGCGGAAGAAATTCTCTTACCAAGTATAGCAAAAGCAATTGGAATTAATTTGACAGAAAAGGGTGTTTCGATTGTAAACATTGGACATATAGGTTTTGAACACTATTCGAAAATTTATCTTCGTAATGTAGAACCATTTATGATAATTCCTGTGGCCGTAATTACTGATTCTGATGTAAACGAATATGAAAAAGTGGGAGATGATTACATCAAGAGGGATGCTGATACTTTTCAAGAGGAAACACAACAAAAAATATCAAGTATAATCGAACAAGCAGAACAAAATGTAAAATATTTTGTAGCTCCAAACTGGACATTAGAATATTCGTTATATAAATCTATAAGTTTAACAACAATGCTTCAAACAGCGGTTAAAGCAATTCATACTCGTACTGATTGGACAGATTTTGAAAAAGCCCTTGCAAAAAAATTGATAAATAAAGGTTTGAAAAAGACCGAAATTGCTTATCAGATTGCAAATGCTATTGATAAAGATTTGATTAAGCCCGAAAGCGAAATTCAAATTGGAGAAATTGATGCCATAAACTATGTTGTTAAAGCCATTGAGTATGCTGCAGGGAATTGA
- a CDS encoding DNA-processing protein DprA, with protein sequence MQISAFNEYYDKLTTVEKKNSPKELFYKGDFSLLENGRRVAVVGSRKVSELGVRRARKIAKLLVQNDITVVSGLAEGVDSIAHRTAIEFDGRTIGVIGTPLDKYFPAENKDLQDFIAENHLLISQFPENYPVTPKSFPIRNRTMALISDATIIIEASEKSGTKHQGWEALRLGRQLFIMENVVNDKISWAEEMLSYGAQVLTNDNFEFLIESIPYLTTKKEYVF encoded by the coding sequence ATGCAGATCAGTGCTTTTAACGAATATTACGATAAGCTGACCACCGTTGAGAAGAAAAACAGTCCCAAAGAGTTATTTTACAAAGGGGACTTTTCGTTATTGGAAAATGGAAGAAGGGTAGCGGTTGTTGGTTCTAGGAAGGTTTCTGAATTGGGTGTACGAAGAGCGAGGAAGATCGCAAAGCTGTTGGTGCAAAATGATATCACTGTCGTTAGCGGTTTGGCTGAAGGTGTCGATTCGATCGCACACAGAACTGCCATTGAATTTGATGGTCGCACCATTGGAGTTATCGGAACACCTCTTGATAAATATTTCCCTGCTGAAAATAAAGACCTTCAGGATTTCATTGCTGAAAATCATCTACTGATTTCGCAGTTCCCAGAAAACTATCCTGTAACACCAAAAAGTTTCCCTATCAGAAACCGAACAATGGCATTGATAAGCGATGCTACGATTATTATTGAAGCTAGTGAGAAAAGCGGAACAAAACATCAGGGTTGGGAGGCATTAAGATTAGGAAGACAGTTGTTCATTATGGAAAATGTCGTTAACGATAAAATTTCATGGGCAGAAGAAATGCTAAGTTATGGTGCACAGGTACTGACCAATGATAACTTTGAATTTCTGATCGAAAGCATTCCCTATTTAACAACAAAGAAAGAGTATGTCTTTTGA
- a CDS encoding IS982 family transposase: MNNLIQNYKIILEELINTCSHIKTKPQIRVPKLSDLELVALNITAEYMSINSELQLFRYISKTELEQKIERSVYNRRKRKLFFYLEEIRRVLSAKFSDFTNVFIVDSTPLEICKISRANRSGICSTENIRPEFGYCAAQKTRYFGYKLHAVCDKNGVFHSFDFSPANVHDINYLKDIKENFKNCLLIGDRGYISEKLRVDLFNYSNIKLSVPMRKNQHEFVSFSKVKSKIRKRIETAISQLSGQFLLHINLAKTFEGLATRITSKITSFTMIQYLNFFIFKRSLNKIKINLS, from the coding sequence ATGAACAATCTTATTCAAAACTACAAAATTATTTTAGAAGAATTGATAAATACTTGCAGTCATATTAAGACTAAACCTCAGATCAGAGTTCCAAAACTTTCTGATTTAGAACTTGTAGCTTTAAATATTACAGCAGAATATATGTCGATAAACTCTGAATTACAACTGTTTAGATACATTTCAAAAACAGAATTAGAACAAAAAATAGAAAGAAGCGTTTATAACAGAAGAAAGCGAAAATTGTTTTTCTACTTAGAAGAAATACGCAGAGTTTTGAGTGCAAAGTTTTCTGATTTTACAAACGTTTTTATTGTTGATTCAACACCATTGGAGATATGTAAAATAAGTAGGGCAAATCGCAGTGGAATTTGTTCCACAGAAAATATTCGTCCGGAATTTGGATATTGTGCTGCACAAAAAACACGATATTTCGGCTATAAATTACATGCTGTCTGCGACAAAAACGGTGTTTTTCATTCCTTCGATTTTTCTCCGGCAAACGTTCATGACATAAATTATCTGAAGGATATAAAAGAAAACTTCAAAAACTGTTTACTGATAGGCGACAGAGGATATATTAGCGAAAAATTAAGGGTTGATCTGTTCAATTACTCAAACATTAAACTTTCTGTTCCAATGAGAAAAAATCAACATGAATTTGTATCGTTTTCGAAAGTAAAATCTAAAATTAGAAAACGGATTGAAACAGCTATATCACAACTGAGCGGACAATTTTTACTACACATCAATTTAGCAAAAACTTTTGAAGGGTTGGCAACCAGAATTACCTCTAAAATCACTTCTTTTACAATGATACAATATCTTAATTTCTTTATATTTAAAAGAAGTTTAAACAAAATAAAAATTAATTTATCCTAA